TACTTCACTTTCTTCGATCACAAgccaagcaaaaaaaaattttaaaaaaaatcagacCTGGATACAGCCACAAGACTTGAGACCTGATTGAAGTTTGTTGAGCTGTTGTTGTCTGTTAGGGGATGTGAGAAGGCTAAGATCAACTTGTGGCACATCGAACAAAAGAGGATAGGTATTGATTGATCCTTGTGCATAAATATACTTTTCTGGAACTTGATTGGTATTTGCTAGTTCTTGTACTGATTTGGAAACTGTTTCTTGAGTTTCagccataattttttttgtacgaAGCAAATGTTAGGTGGTTGCACATCTTACTGTTTTGCTTTGTTTCTCAAATATATCCCAAGAAAATCAATACATAGATGGGGTGATTGGACAGTAGGCCCTTGAAAATAGTGTTTGGCAATGAAATTTGGTTTTTAAATCTGATGagaatttattgatttttgacttttaaaacGAAAAAGTATCAACAATATTTAAAACTAcaattattgaataaaaatgtCATTTGTTAGTAGTTAAGTTCAAAAATATCTTCACGGTAGGGACATTTATAATTTAAGTATCCCTTATGCTATgatcgaaatctcagagacacgtCTTAATTAAACTAAGGTTATATTGCTCCCTTgaatccatatttttttttttgtaattttatatatctttttggCCTATGTGGTATCCAAACATCTTCCACGTGTCTCAACTATATGCCACTTAAGTcagaaaatgtataaaattatcaaaaaaatgagTTGAGAGGTAATAAGATATTTGTTTAGCTAAGGTGTGTCTCTCTAATTTTGATCATAGTCTTTGGATGATGTCTTATCCCCATTTTTTATGATGCTTTCAAATAAAGtacacaaattattatttttttgtttaaaatgatCTTCTTGTTGGAAAAGTGTTGAATTAGACCTCCACCAATCAACTAAGTCTAGTATACCTCTAGCCTTTTATAACTGTTCCAATGAGGGTAGGACGTAAGCAAACGTTACCCTTACCTTTAGTAAATATTGTACATTTAGTATAATttgtaaatgaataaaaataggtTCTAAATCAAACTGTCCTTCTTATCTTATTCAAGAGGTTGCATTTATCAGATCTTAGTACTGGGCTCGTTCACAGCACAGGCAACCACGActagtaaaaatacaaatagagGAACCAACATCAGCTAATTACTAATCTTTGCTGCTTCTATTGGTATTTTCCCCTGCTGATAGCTTTGGAAGAAGAGAGCAACATAATTCTTAATGTCCTTGTACGCTCTCGGCCTTTCCTCGTTGATAAGCTTCTCCACTGGTCCAATCCCAACAGCTACATCTGGCATAATGAAAATAGCAAGGGTGTTTTTTTCTTGTTCTGCATTCGTCAACACCCTCTTAAAGATGCCATTGCTCATTATCTGCAGCAAGGAAGAACAATGTTTCTGAAAATTTTTACATGTTGTACAACATTTTAttggaaaataaatagaaatggTTAACGCTAAAGAAGAACATTTAATCGACAACCAGTTCAAGTCACCACGATTAATggtaaaagaagaaagagaacttTGGATAGAAAAATCAGGTTCGGGGCACTGATTTCAGAGTAGACTTCCGTTGCAACCCTGAAATCTTCTGAAGGTTGGATGCGTCTCTTCATAAAAGAAATGTGTCTTAGACGCATTAAATTTTGAACATGTGAAGCCATTCAGCATGATTTAGTTTACTCTTTCTTACCTCAACTTGATCTCCAACATTTAATGAGTAAACCATATGGGACAACAGGCACTCTGAACCATTGATCATCTTTGAGAACCTGAAGCCCTTCAACTTCTTTGTCTTGCAACAGGATGGTAATGGCTGATGCATCCGCATGTTGTTTGACTCGAAGTACAAAATCAGGCCTTGGACACGGAGGATAGAAGTTGAATCTTGCAATAGTCGTTCCACGTTCTCCACACTGGTCCAGAAAGCAATTCATGGCCTTAAGGAGGGACTCACTCAACAACTTCATATTCTTCATATATTCTTCAAAAACATCCCTACCACCAAGTAGTATTTTGTTAGCCCTGTGTGTGTCTAACTCAGTCATCTCGGAGTAAAAGCGGAGGATGTACCTAAAACAATCAGGTTTTTGGGGCCACAATTGGAGTTTTCTTATATCTTCAGGGAACACATGAAGATACAATCTATCAGACAAATCAAGCCTTTGCTTATCTGTAAGAACTTTATCATTTCCATATCCTTCCATTTGATTAACCATATTGTAGCTTCTCTTCAGTAGAAGAGCAAAGGACTGTTTGCTAATTTCACACACTTTGTCAAGAAATGAATCTTCCATTCCATGATTTATGGCCTGAATTTCCAATACCATACATTATATTAGACTGATATTGCAAACAAAAGTGCAGAGAGCATATACATTTGTGTTCATCCCCCTTTTAGTACCTTTTTtcttggcataatacataaatatgtcatttatcttgactttaaatcatatttatgcccttcaactttaaGTATGcgcaagtagacacttaaatttgtataaaattgaacaaataaacacgCATGTTCTACATGTCATTTCTTGTCATAcgtgtattatgtcatgtaggattcatatgtttatttatttaaaaattgaatagttaaagtgtctgtttgtgcattatgaaagtttgAGGTCAAAAATACTTTTGTGGCTTCCTCATTTCTGTACTTAATGTTTAATTTCTACCAGTCTTTTGTGGCTTCCTTTTACTTTTTATCTGTTTCTTTATTTATGAACTTCAATAGTCACACGTTGAAAAATGTTATAAGTACTAGCCACAAATTAGT
The sequence above is a segment of the Solanum lycopersicum chromosome 10, SLM_r2.1 genome. Coding sequences within it:
- the LOC101247278 gene encoding jasmonate-induced oxygenase 4-like, whose amino-acid sequence is MRMHQPLPSCCKTKKLKGFRFSKMINGSECLLSHMVYSLNVGDQVEIMSNGIFKRVLTNAEQEKNTLAIFIMPDVAVGIGPVEKLINEERPRAYKDIKNYVALFFQSYQQGKIPIEAAKISN